CGGCGACCAAGGCGTCCCCGATGTCGTTCATGCCGATTTTCCGGCTGTCCGGTGCGTTCTGCGACGTCGGCCAGGACGCGACCGCCTTCGGTGGATCCCGAAAACCGCACTACGTCTGCAATCTCAACGCCGTCGCGCCCAGCCCGGATCTGCTCGCGGCCGACCGGGAATGGGTCCGCCGCACCTGGGCCGCGCTGAAGCCGCTCGCCAGCAACGCCGGCAGCTACGTCAACTTCCTTTCCGAACCCGACGCGGACCGGGTGCGCGCTTCCTACGGCCCGGCGACCTACGACCGGCTCGCGGCGATCAAAGCCCGCTACGACCCGGAGAATCTGTTCCACCGCAACGCCAACATCCGACCAGCACGCCAAGGAGGCGCAGCATGACCCGCAAGATCGCCGACTGCCGCGACATGCCCAGTGAGAGCGGCTGCACCCTCGCCATCACCGGCGAGGAAGAGGAAGTGGTAGCCGCTGCCGCCGCGCACGCCGCTACGGTCCATGGTCACACCGACAACGAAGAGCTCCGCGCCGCGATCCGCAACGACCTCCGGGACGCGCCGTCCGAGGCCGCGCCCGGTGGGTTCGTGCAGCTCATCGAGTTCCGCGCGGATGCCCAGGGGATGGAGCGCTTCGACGAGCTCGCCCAGCAGTGGAAACACGACATCGGAAGCGATCGCACCGCAGGCTGGTACCTCGTCGGAGCCGACCGCGACGAACCGGGCCGCTACGTGCAGATTGTGGAATTCCCCAGCTACGAGGACGCTATGTCCAATTCCAAGCACCCGGCCACCGGTCGGATAGCCGCCGGGATGAGCGAACTGGTCGACGGAGAGCCCAGCTACCGCAACCTCGACGTGGTCCGCGCAGAAACCCCCTGAGTCACCGAGAAAGGGCTCTGCCGCAAGCGAAAACGCCGAGCGTTGCCGCCGCACGCACGCGGCGGCCAAGCCCGGTGCGGGCACCCGGCGGCACGGAAATGGGGCTGAACCCGCAGGTTCAGCCCCTTTCGGTCGGGATGACAGGATTTGAACCTGCGACCCTCCGCTCCCAAAGCGGATGCGCTACCAAGCTGCGCCACATCCCGGTCCCCGCGGCGTTCCCCGGGGGGTGTGCCGGTCAGCCTAGCGCGCACGCTAAGCTGGGTCCGCTCCCGGGTCACCGAGGGCGCTGCGGGTGTAGCTCAATGGTAGAGCCCTAGTCTTCCAA
This Amycolatopsis sulphurea DNA region includes the following protein-coding sequences:
- a CDS encoding DUF1059 domain-containing protein, with translation MTRKIADCRDMPSESGCTLAITGEEEEVVAAAAAHAATVHGHTDNEELRAAIRNDLRDAPSEAAPGGFVQLIEFRADAQGMERFDELAQQWKHDIGSDRTAGWYLVGADRDEPGRYVQIVEFPSYEDAMSNSKHPATGRIAAGMSELVDGEPSYRNLDVVRAETP